The following proteins are encoded in a genomic region of Bradyrhizobium sp. SK17:
- a CDS encoding ferritin-like domain-containing protein, with product MAKKPMLLSDLFHETLKDIYFAENKIVKTLPKMAKAAQSKDLQKAFTKHLRETEGQIKRLDKVFKIIGKPARGKTCAAINGITEEGAEIMKVFKGMPALDAGLLAAAQAVEHYEMSRYGTLRTWAEELGMPEAANLLQATLDEEQATDSALTKLAETLVNVEAEDDLAA from the coding sequence ATGGCCAAAAAGCCAATGCTGCTGAGCGACCTCTTCCACGAAACGCTCAAGGACATCTATTTTGCCGAGAACAAGATCGTGAAAACGCTTCCGAAGATGGCGAAAGCGGCACAGTCGAAAGACCTGCAGAAGGCATTCACCAAGCATCTGCGGGAGACGGAAGGCCAGATCAAGCGGCTCGATAAAGTATTCAAGATCATCGGCAAGCCGGCGCGTGGAAAGACCTGCGCGGCGATCAATGGCATCACTGAAGAGGGTGCCGAGATCATGAAGGTCTTCAAGGGAATGCCCGCGCTCGACGCCGGCCTGCTGGCGGCGGCCCAGGCCGTCGAGCATTACGAAATGTCGCGTTACGGAACGCTGCGGACATGGGCCGAAGAGCTCGGAATGCCGGAAGCCGCCAATCTCCTGCAAGCGACTCTGGACGAGGAACAGGCGACTGATTCTGCACTTACCAAGCTCGCCGAGACCTTGGTCAACGTTGAAGCTGAAGATGACCTAGCAGCATAA